From Ignisphaera aggregans DSM 17230, the proteins below share one genomic window:
- a CDS encoding hypothetical protein (KEGG: smr:Smar_0434 peptidase S8 and S53, subtilisin, kexin, sedolisin), translating to MHKALAIGLSVIMLLTTSAIVYIQSVEEFSVRRYSYVYEVYEWILQINATTVIPWIIGSIASINISIYPVECKADSVLSITNLAISTGNISISRYIGIFNCSNEQRTTTITLPVVEPSLTSIKSGESRNIFVDIHLNGYIENAVDGARKNFSRSFSFPVVVSSPPSVLGLSIDSPKTVEADTRFFQVVVTAINMGSTPLFNTYLAIYINGSLYRALYLRSIDPNNITKTVIPIAIDRPGIYIVSATANYTTPLGVTGYSLANAITVVKSRPSIYITSNTSTAKVFKPIEISGMVSTPIRSTISIEISQNGIEWQELSRIYVDGNSFRYIWTPNSSGTYMLRAFLHPTDLYSSSTSNILHISVEKITPKIQLSGNIASGSQIKLSIQVDPKMQIDVDIMYRTSRDYSWRKYISVKTDSSGKGETIFTALQPDIYEFKAVINENNVFIYTESNTISIDMSQKTTTATQNTTPQQQSQTPAISLNQYTTVIVIALSSIVAALLLLIGRKR from the coding sequence TTGCATAAAGCTCTAGCTATTGGGCTATCGGTAATAATGCTCCTAACCACCTCAGCTATTGTCTATATACAGAGTGTAGAGGAGTTCTCAGTAAGAAGATATTCATATGTATATGAAGTCTATGAATGGATTCTACAGATTAATGCTACAACAGTAATTCCATGGATTATAGGATCTATAGCATCTATAAACATATCTATATATCCCGTTGAATGTAAAGCAGATAGTGTTTTATCAATAACAAATCTAGCTATATCTACAGGAAATATATCGATATCTAGATATATAGGTATTTTCAACTGTAGCAATGAACAGAGGACTACCACCATAACTCTACCAGTTGTTGAACCGAGTCTCACATCTATAAAATCTGGAGAATCGAGAAATATCTTTGTTGATATTCATCTCAATGGCTATATAGAGAATGCTGTTGATGGTGCTAGAAAGAATTTTTCAAGGAGCTTCTCATTCCCTGTAGTAGTTAGTTCACCTCCATCTGTATTGGGACTCTCTATAGATAGTCCGAAAACTGTTGAAGCTGATACAAGATTTTTCCAAGTTGTTGTTACAGCTATTAATATGGGTTCTACACCTCTATTCAATACCTATCTAGCTATATATATAAACGGTTCTTTGTATAGAGCACTATATCTAAGATCTATAGATCCAAACAATATTACTAAGACAGTAATTCCTATAGCTATAGATAGACCAGGAATATACATAGTATCTGCCACAGCAAACTATACAACTCCCCTAGGTGTAACAGGATACAGTCTTGCAAATGCTATAACAGTTGTTAAGAGTAGACCTAGCATCTATATAACTAGCAATACATCTACAGCAAAGGTGTTTAAACCAATAGAAATCAGCGGCATGGTATCAACACCGATAAGAAGCACTATATCTATAGAGATTAGCCAGAATGGTATTGAGTGGCAAGAACTATCGAGAATCTATGTCGATGGAAACTCCTTTAGATATATATGGACGCCTAATAGCTCTGGTACATATATGCTAAGAGCTTTCCTCCACCCTACAGATCTATACTCATCCTCTACAAGCAATATACTGCATATATCTGTAGAGAAGATTACACCAAAGATACAGTTATCTGGAAATATAGCATCGGGATCACAGATAAAGTTATCTATACAGGTAGATCCAAAGATGCAGATAGATGTAGATATTATGTATAGAACATCTAGAGACTATAGCTGGAGGAAATATATATCAGTAAAAACTGATAGTAGTGGAAAGGGAGAAACTATATTCACAGCACTACAGCCAGATATCTATGAATTCAAAGCAGTTATAAATGAAAACAATGTATTTATATATACAGAGAGCAATACTATATCTATAGACATGAGCCAGAAAACCACAACAGCTACCCAAAATACAACACCCCAACAACAATCTCAAACACCAGCTATATCTTTAAACCAATATACAACAGTCATAGTCATAGCGTTATCATCTATAGTAGCAGCTCTACTGCTACTCATCGGAAGAAAAAGGTAG
- a CDS encoding hypothetical protein (KEGG: conserved hypothetical protein), which translates to MNKMITLFSRRINTRLYYHNAIHCIVSRMRILAILIIIMLMISTINICCGELYAEKIEQALFSVANNTKLYTLLRDIKTSQESQENIELILVNGIPKIFSIENADFYKRIYLSLYLNKTPIENIANRYTVLYTGYSISSKLSINSNTLSIYTYVLYGYRAFYTTICLSSYIPTTNLSIVINIGNRYEYIVERGIQNIINLLIDNISYNLAILSQYQLNIDTINISSLSIEIPLISGRCIDILFVISRDSIDNGYLLDIYRNTDSLAKESQSFFLEILSGYPDIDTNNIAVDNLYRYVVYSLINIVYGYPGNDLCMRSLVETIAIIDFAKIARDYGYIVSNLAKCININKEMSIDDMVKALYLYANAIHSNITLENIDIVIEGIERYIDNVANNDIYDVIELVLLRKVLSMFVESYGYAPSSINTILSNIDSILRNTMYYQGHYILRWNRGVIEDINQSNIFRALSIAIADLPDIDRHVTYVVNYMNYLLYTDRIFYEDPYSWISIAILLRYGYLYTATKLLLQYINNIDFARDTISLSPLSIFIYGLLGLDIGIYSLSIYPSIPREMANTNLTLYICGRQIPMYIVGWGLEPKNIFLDNTPIYGYIIPLNDICRTQIDRIIVFMEIPKTIETIVRVSIGGSLGRGIVVTAISNMYSISTVTDGFGEARLELPIDSDVWLYIRYVYGDFVLKIHTPDEGRRWYVEISIPFSDIDIDSLRRAIQNNTMAISRVESRVLDLEERVRAIESSIANMSSSTLGSNVSNVNYINTVVLIASFTSLLLSITLFILVLRKIYR; encoded by the coding sequence ATGAATAAGATGATAACGCTTTTTAGTCGCAGAATAAATACTAGATTATATTATCACAATGCTATACACTGTATAGTGTCTAGAATGAGGATTCTAGCAATTCTAATAATAATCATGCTAATGATCTCAACAATAAACATATGTTGTGGAGAGCTGTATGCAGAAAAGATAGAGCAAGCATTATTCAGTGTTGCGAATAATACAAAGCTATACACATTACTTAGAGATATAAAAACCTCTCAAGAGTCTCAGGAGAATATAGAGCTTATTCTAGTAAATGGAATTCCAAAAATATTTAGCATAGAAAATGCCGATTTCTATAAAAGAATATACCTCTCTCTATACCTTAACAAAACCCCTATAGAAAATATAGCTAATAGATATACTGTCTTATATACGGGTTACTCAATATCATCAAAACTATCTATAAATAGCAATACACTTAGCATATATACATATGTTCTATATGGATATAGAGCCTTTTACACAACAATATGTCTATCCTCATACATACCAACTACAAATCTTTCAATTGTTATAAATATAGGGAATAGATATGAATATATAGTTGAGAGAGGTATTCAAAATATAATCAATTTACTTATAGACAATATTAGCTATAATCTTGCAATTTTATCACAATATCAACTAAATATAGATACAATAAACATTTCATCACTATCGATAGAAATACCTCTTATCAGCGGTAGATGTATAGACATATTGTTTGTGATATCAAGAGATAGTATTGATAATGGATATCTATTAGATATCTATAGAAATACAGATTCACTAGCTAAAGAATCTCAGAGTTTCTTCTTAGAGATTCTAAGTGGATATCCAGATATAGATACAAACAATATAGCTGTAGATAATCTATATAGATACGTTGTCTATAGCCTCATAAATATTGTCTATGGCTACCCAGGAAACGATTTATGTATGAGAAGCCTTGTTGAAACTATAGCTATTATAGATTTTGCAAAGATAGCTAGAGACTATGGTTATATAGTAAGCAATCTTGCAAAGTGTATAAATATAAATAAAGAGATGTCAATAGACGATATGGTCAAGGCTCTATATCTCTATGCAAATGCTATTCACAGCAATATTACCTTAGAGAATATAGACATTGTTATAGAGGGTATAGAGAGATATATCGATAATGTGGCGAATAACGATATATATGATGTCATTGAGCTGGTGCTTCTAAGAAAGGTTCTATCTATGTTTGTAGAGAGCTATGGCTATGCTCCTAGCTCTATCAATACTATTCTAAGTAATATAGATAGTATACTTAGAAACACTATGTATTATCAAGGTCACTACATCCTTAGATGGAATAGAGGTGTGATAGAGGATATCAATCAGAGCAATATTTTTAGAGCACTCTCAATAGCTATAGCAGATCTCCCAGATATAGATAGACATGTAACATATGTAGTTAACTATATGAACTACTTACTATATACAGATAGAATCTTCTATGAAGATCCATATTCATGGATATCAATAGCTATTCTCCTAAGATATGGATATCTATATACAGCTACAAAACTACTGCTTCAATATATTAACAATATTGATTTTGCTAGAGATACAATATCTCTTTCACCACTATCAATATTTATATATGGTTTACTAGGTCTCGATATTGGGATCTATAGCCTTTCTATATATCCCTCTATCCCTAGGGAAATGGCTAATACCAATCTAACGCTATATATATGTGGTAGACAGATACCTATGTATATAGTTGGATGGGGTCTAGAGCCCAAAAATATATTTCTAGATAATACACCTATCTATGGTTATATAATTCCATTGAATGATATATGTAGAACTCAGATTGATAGAATTATAGTTTTTATGGAGATTCCAAAGACTATAGAGACTATAGTTAGAGTTTCTATTGGTGGATCTCTAGGGAGAGGAATTGTTGTTACAGCTATATCGAATATGTATAGCATATCTACTGTTACAGATGGTTTTGGTGAAGCACGTCTAGAACTTCCGATAGATTCTGATGTATGGCTATATATAAGGTATGTATATGGAGATTTTGTATTGAAGATACATACCCCTGATGAGGGTAGGAGATGGTATGTAGAGATATCAATACCGTTTAGCGATATAGATATAGATTCTTTGAGGAGAGCTATACAGAATAATACTATGGCTATATCTAGAGTTGAGTCCCGGGTTCTAGATCTAGAGGAAAGGGTTAGGGCTATAGAGAGCAGTATAGCTAATATGAGTTCTAGCACTCTAGGCAGTAATGTGAGTAATGTAAACTATATCAATACAGTTGTCCTGATAGCTTCTTTCACATCACTTCTTTTATCAATAACACTATTTATTCTTGTTCTGAGAAAGATATATAGGTAG
- a CDS encoding Type II secretion system F domain (COGs: COG1955 flagella assembly protein J~InterPro IPR018076~KEGG: ape:APE_1895.1 flagellar protein J-like protein~PFAM: Type II secretion system F domain~SPTR: Q9YAP8 Archaeal flagellar protein J homolog~PFAM: Bacterial type II secretion system protein F domain): protein MDLKSIVKTPAFWISISLIVIAFIAPSPYNILSITMSPIPILLKYIIDLLRRRGVTVVIDEDLLYLVTHMYSVSTGRPPHEKLFRLSNISGKGYKEYSSILNRIANLAKRWGYGFVVATRIQAKNVSNPIFRDFLTRLSEAINVGEDLEKFLLMEQQTMVVSYEADYARVLEATRILLGIYSASISSALFININLILISILFFGGITTILVSFIGTVLALAALVYLIRRSLPKQDIVHDMKINMPERKLYLYSLLASVIISSTVGILIINIYRDPSYFLIGFGVFMIIPGIIGRRIENKVKNIESFFTVFIRSLGLAFTTLRNYAQSLRSILRTDFGELTKPLQRLYSRLRNGVDRNIAMYFFIGETGSETVRRGMDIFYDAVESGGDPTKVGEILSTTIQRIINLRKQREQIARAFQGVIYILHILTVALAEIVFTLVILFQQLIQAMGTMPIQIIPMTYIDPNIIAIVKMMLVFIITILNAFAIQFARGGFTGSAWIHVSILLILSGATMIVASMFSQSLFKLFNIEEIFTPTS, encoded by the coding sequence ATGGATCTAAAGAGTATCGTTAAAACCCCTGCTTTCTGGATATCAATATCGCTTATAGTAATAGCATTCATAGCTCCATCTCCCTACAACATTCTATCTATAACTATGTCACCTATACCAATACTACTAAAATATATTATTGATCTTCTTAGGAGGAGAGGGGTAACTGTAGTTATAGATGAAGATCTATTATATCTTGTTACACATATGTACTCAGTATCAACAGGAAGACCACCACATGAGAAACTCTTTAGGCTTAGCAATATATCTGGTAAGGGTTATAAGGAGTATAGCTCTATTCTAAATAGAATAGCTAATCTGGCAAAGAGATGGGGATATGGATTTGTTGTAGCTACAAGGATCCAGGCAAAAAATGTTTCTAATCCTATATTTAGAGATTTTCTTACGAGACTATCTGAAGCTATAAATGTTGGTGAAGATCTAGAGAAATTTCTTTTAATGGAGCAACAGACAATGGTTGTAAGCTATGAGGCTGACTATGCAAGAGTTTTAGAGGCTACAAGAATTCTTTTGGGTATATATAGTGCATCTATATCATCTGCACTATTCATAAATATAAATCTGATACTAATATCAATTCTATTCTTTGGAGGAATAACAACAATATTAGTATCATTTATAGGAACAGTTCTAGCTCTAGCAGCTCTTGTATATCTAATAAGAAGATCTCTACCAAAACAAGATATAGTCCATGATATGAAGATAAATATGCCTGAGAGAAAACTCTATCTATATTCACTCCTAGCCTCAGTAATAATCTCAAGTACTGTTGGTATTCTTATCATTAATATCTATAGAGATCCATCATATTTCTTAATAGGCTTTGGAGTATTCATGATAATACCAGGGATAATTGGTAGGAGAATTGAGAATAAGGTTAAAAATATTGAGAGTTTCTTCACAGTATTTATAAGGAGCCTTGGGCTCGCATTTACTACTCTAAGAAATTATGCACAGTCTCTAAGAAGTATTCTAAGAACAGATTTTGGTGAACTTACTAAACCTCTACAGAGACTATATTCAAGACTTAGAAATGGTGTTGATAGAAATATAGCTATGTATTTCTTCATAGGTGAGACAGGTAGTGAGACTGTTAGGAGGGGAATGGATATATTCTACGATGCTGTAGAATCTGGTGGAGATCCAACAAAAGTTGGAGAGATATTGAGCACAACTATTCAGAGAATTATAAATCTGAGGAAGCAGAGAGAGCAGATTGCAAGGGCTTTTCAAGGAGTTATCTATATACTCCATATATTAACAGTAGCTCTAGCAGAAATAGTATTTACACTTGTCATACTATTCCAACAACTGATCCAGGCAATGGGTACAATGCCTATACAGATAATACCTATGACATATATAGATCCAAACATTATAGCTATAGTAAAAATGATGCTTGTATTCATAATAACAATACTAAATGCATTTGCGATACAGTTTGCAAGAGGAGGTTTTACAGGTTCTGCATGGATACACGTATCAATACTACTGATATTAAGTGGAGCAACAATGATAGTAGCATCAATGTTCTCACAATCACTATTCAAACTATTTAACATCGAAGAGATATTCACACCTACGAGCTAA
- a CDS encoding type II secretion system protein E (COGs: COG0630 Type IV secretory pathway VirB11 protein involved in flagella biosynthesis~InterPro IPR001482~KEGG: ape:APE_1896.1 flagellar protein I-like protein~PFAM: type II secretion system protein E~SPTR: Q9YAP7 Archaeal flagellar protein I homolog~PFAM: Type II/IV secretion system protein): MAVTKSVKKIVVSDKRFSRLLQIYPYLYRYIESISNSVGIPTFYDTYELSYDLKKIRNVNIVYPLGEGIFIHVYMPPQGTVSGYRKYVAIEPPKPDPRLMEMLEIRLAELITEKDVSEDVEERKKVILSKLDKIVRVVDTPVDYGKIKNNSRYIPVYRPELEYLRYHILREKVGLGILEPFIRDPWLEDITCKGSGYIYVVHKIFSSLETNIEFKTEEELDTFVIKLAERIGKPVSHARPIVDATLPDGSRINIVYGSDVSLHGSNFTIRKFAKVPISVTQLIAWNTFDEKIAAYLWMLLNNSMSGFICGETASGKTTTLNAIAVFIPPTSKIVSIEDTAEVQFPHPNWVRELTRDTGSKESSVTMFDLLRAALRQRPNYIIVGEIRGVEASIAFQAMQTGHPVLSTFHAASVERVVQRLTGDPINIPKTFMDNLNFVLIQSAVWREGVMVRRVLSVNEIIGYDPKADAIIYVPVFVWDPVRDRFVFRGRGASHLLEEKIAVMRGISRVNMKKIYDELDLRAQFLRTLVEKKIFNYFDVWKAIVKTYELGIETALRRLERGSLL; the protein is encoded by the coding sequence ATGGCGGTAACAAAGAGTGTTAAGAAGATTGTTGTTTCTGATAAGAGATTCTCTAGATTATTGCAGATATATCCCTATCTATATAGATATATAGAGAGTATTTCGAATAGTGTTGGAATACCAACATTTTATGACACTTATGAGCTTAGCTATGATCTTAAGAAGATTAGAAATGTAAATATAGTTTATCCACTTGGAGAAGGAATATTCATCCATGTCTATATGCCTCCCCAGGGAACTGTTAGTGGGTATAGGAAGTATGTTGCTATAGAGCCTCCAAAGCCTGATCCAAGGCTTATGGAGATGTTAGAGATTAGACTTGCTGAGCTTATAACTGAGAAGGATGTTTCTGAGGATGTAGAGGAGAGGAAGAAGGTAATTCTCTCTAAACTAGATAAGATTGTAAGAGTTGTAGATACACCTGTAGACTATGGTAAGATAAAGAATAACTCTAGGTATATACCTGTCTATAGACCAGAGCTTGAGTATCTAAGATACCACATACTGAGGGAGAAGGTTGGGCTAGGGATACTAGAGCCATTTATAAGAGATCCATGGCTAGAGGATATAACTTGTAAGGGCTCTGGATATATATATGTTGTACACAAGATATTTAGTTCTCTAGAGACAAATATAGAGTTTAAGACAGAGGAAGAACTAGATACATTTGTCATAAAACTTGCTGAGAGAATAGGAAAACCTGTCTCTCATGCAAGACCTATAGTAGATGCAACACTTCCAGATGGATCAAGGATAAACATTGTTTATGGCAGTGATGTGAGTCTCCATGGAAGTAACTTTACGATAAGAAAATTTGCTAAGGTACCCATAAGTGTTACACAGCTAATAGCTTGGAATACATTTGATGAGAAGATAGCTGCATATCTATGGATGCTTCTCAATAATTCTATGAGTGGATTTATATGTGGTGAAACTGCTAGTGGAAAGACAACAACTTTAAATGCTATAGCTGTATTCATACCACCAACAAGTAAGATAGTATCTATTGAGGATACAGCAGAGGTACAGTTTCCACATCCAAATTGGGTAAGAGAGCTTACTAGGGATACAGGTAGTAAGGAGTCTTCTGTAACAATGTTTGATCTTCTAAGAGCTGCTCTTAGACAGAGACCAAACTATATTATTGTTGGTGAGATAAGAGGTGTTGAAGCATCTATAGCTTTCCAAGCTATGCAGACAGGACACCCAGTTCTATCAACATTCCATGCAGCATCTGTTGAAAGAGTTGTTCAGAGACTTACTGGAGATCCTATAAATATTCCAAAGACGTTTATGGATAATCTAAACTTTGTTCTTATTCAGAGTGCTGTATGGAGAGAGGGTGTAATGGTTAGAAGGGTTCTAAGTGTAAATGAGATCATCGGATATGATCCTAAGGCAGATGCAATTATATATGTACCTGTATTTGTATGGGATCCTGTTAGAGATAGATTTGTATTTAGAGGAAGAGGTGCAAGCCATCTACTAGAGGAGAAGATAGCTGTAATGAGAGGTATATCTAGAGTTAATATGAAGAAGATATATGATGAACTTGATCTAAGAGCACAATTCCTTAGAACTCTTGTAGAAAAGAAGATTTTTAATTATTTCGATGTGTGGAAAGCTATTGTAAAGACGTATGAGCTTGGGATTGAAACAGCTTTAAGAAGGCTTGAGAGAGGTTCTCTCCTATAA
- a CDS encoding flagellar accessory protein FlaH (COGs: COG2874 ATPase involved in biogenesis of flagella~InterPro IPR004504:IPR020588~KEGG: ape:APE_1898 flagellar accessory protein FlaH~SPTR: Q9YAP5 Archaeal flagellar protein H homolog~PFAM: KaiC), with translation MDRPRVEVISTANEELDNRLGGGIPIPSLLLIEGDHGTGKSVFVQQIAYGALKEGLKVFYVTTESTVREFILQTKRVSIDISRYFLKGLLNIYPVHIEGAKWAKTTAKYLLHIVGRYMQRTVDQWDVFILDSFSVLAVYATKSIVLDFLTLAKNIVSQGKVIILVIHPSALPEEIMIRARSICDGYIKLRAFEIGGRIIKAMEIVKLRGALGPVDNMIAFDVDPAFGIKILPLSVARS, from the coding sequence ATGGATAGACCTAGGGTTGAGGTTATATCTACTGCTAATGAGGAGCTTGATAATAGGCTTGGCGGTGGTATTCCTATACCATCTCTACTCCTTATCGAGGGTGATCATGGTACTGGGAAGAGTGTTTTTGTTCAGCAGATTGCTTATGGAGCTCTTAAAGAGGGTTTAAAGGTATTCTATGTAACTACAGAGTCTACTGTTAGAGAATTTATTCTTCAGACAAAGAGAGTTAGTATTGATATCTCTAGATATTTCTTAAAGGGTTTGCTAAATATTTATCCAGTTCATATAGAGGGTGCTAAATGGGCAAAGACAACAGCTAAATATCTTCTACATATTGTTGGGAGATATATGCAGAGAACTGTTGATCAATGGGATGTATTTATATTGGATTCCTTTAGTGTTCTAGCTGTATATGCTACAAAGAGTATTGTTCTAGACTTTCTAACACTAGCAAAGAATATTGTTTCTCAGGGGAAGGTGATAATACTGGTTATTCATCCATCAGCATTACCAGAGGAGATAATGATTAGAGCTAGAAGTATATGCGATGGATATATAAAGCTTAGGGCTTTTGAGATTGGTGGAAGGATTATAAAGGCTATGGAGATAGTAAAACTTAGGGGTGCTCTAGGGCCTGTTGACAATATGATTGCATTTGATGTAGATCCTGCTTTTGGTATAAAGATTCTTCCACTATCTGTTGCTAGATCCTAG
- a CDS encoding hypothetical protein (KEGG: ape:APE_1901 hypothetical protein), whose protein sequence is MKGISDPISAGIISIAILLLAIFSIYTVFSSITSIYMQSIKGIRDSSRVIEMKIVNTTIYSNGTAYIYLLNSGSIPITDITKIEISMTINSGSTYLLRYSSNPVRGSWTPLYILVNNIVYPVNRFSLKPGETLVIEALAPSYIDPGSYIEIVVFLAGGKTHYVYVAG, encoded by the coding sequence ATGAAAGGAATCTCTGATCCTATATCAGCTGGGATAATATCTATAGCAATTCTATTACTAGCAATATTTAGTATATACACAGTATTCTCATCAATAACATCAATATATATGCAGAGCATTAAAGGGATAAGAGATAGCTCTAGAGTGATAGAGATGAAGATTGTAAACACTACTATCTATAGCAATGGTACAGCATATATCTATCTCCTAAATAGTGGATCTATACCAATTACAGATATAACAAAGATAGAGATATCAATGACGATAAATAGTGGGAGTACATATCTATTGAGATATAGCTCTAATCCCGTAAGAGGTTCATGGACACCTCTATACATATTAGTCAACAATATTGTATATCCTGTCAATAGATTCTCACTTAAACCCGGTGAGACTCTTGTTATAGAGGCTTTAGCTCCAAGCTATATAGATCCAGGTTCCTATATAGAGATAGTGGTTTTTCTCGCTGGTGGAAAGACACATTACGTCTATGTAGCTGGGTGA
- a CDS encoding flagellin (InterPro IPR002774~KEGG: mbu:Mbur_0349 hypothetical protein~PFAM: flagellin~SPTR: Q12YY2 Putative uncharacterized protein~PFAM: Archaebacterial flagellin) produces the protein MASEGVNTAILVIAGIIMASMLSTALISQIGIINNVVRMSSREARDRIATSIDIVYVALNTTNSNRHIVMFVKNIGSRDISIDEIMKIDIYVYDTDKLQLYTYSQTAYPNHWNFTEIQNDGVWRVGETLIIRIYNATDFSIPFNIRIALPNGVQNEYIYSG, from the coding sequence ATGGCTTCTGAAGGTGTTAATACAGCTATACTTGTTATAGCAGGGATAATAATGGCTTCTATGCTTAGTACAGCACTAATATCACAGATAGGTATTATCAATAATGTTGTGAGGATGAGTAGTAGGGAGGCTAGGGATAGAATAGCAACATCTATAGATATTGTCTATGTAGCTCTAAATACAACTAATAGCAATAGACATATAGTTATGTTTGTAAAGAATATTGGTTCAAGGGATATATCTATAGATGAGATTATGAAGATAGATATATATGTATATGACACCGACAAACTCCAGCTATATACATATAGCCAGACAGCATATCCAAACCACTGGAACTTTACAGAGATACAGAATGATGGTGTGTGGAGAGTTGGAGAAACACTAATAATAAGAATATATAATGCTACAGATTTCTCCATACCATTCAATATAAGAATAGCTCTACCAAATGGTGTTCAAAATGAGTATATCTATAGTGGATAG
- a CDS encoding hypothetical protein (KEGG: mma:MM_0321 hypothetical protein~SPTR: Q8TLH6 Putative uncharacterized protein), giving the protein MGAEVAEEIRGVDKNRNDVEWPCNCFICRTLVHPLMRRFQHREEQEVVVEEAEEPVEGVESGAVAEQPQMAVQQMLDFKKIEESLVNTITSLVETKLRDFSSRINTVEEEVKNLREEFNRSLEDIRNALVDIRASISEATNPFNVLRSYTEISRERAPSLEDIEKAFEAIEKRVGGRSGEERAEKHGEEKEIGVEKAEKHVVEVSPSIRRIGLGGFIKLIKWVDDMLTKFPKEIVDGIIRFSSDIGIITTDERNIALDIVEFVYTARKMGVKATEQIVSLYTFAKIFGVEDKDADKELVDIATNR; this is encoded by the coding sequence ATGGGTGCTGAAGTTGCTGAGGAGATAAGGGGTGTTGATAAGAATAGAAATGATGTTGAGTGGCCATGCAACTGCTTTATATGCAGAACACTTGTACATCCGCTGATGAGGAGATTTCAGCATAGAGAAGAACAAGAGGTTGTTGTAGAGGAAGCTGAAGAACCTGTAGAAGGTGTAGAGAGTGGAGCTGTGGCGGAGCAGCCTCAGATGGCGGTCCAACAGATGTTAGATTTTAAGAAGATTGAGGAGTCTCTTGTCAATACTATTACAAGTCTTGTAGAGACAAAGCTTAGAGATTTTAGTTCTAGGATAAATACTGTTGAGGAGGAGGTTAAGAATCTTAGAGAGGAGTTTAATAGGAGTTTAGAGGATATTAGGAATGCTCTTGTAGATATTAGAGCAAGTATATCTGAGGCCACAAATCCATTCAATGTTCTTAGAAGCTATACTGAGATCTCTAGGGAGAGAGCTCCATCTCTAGAGGATATTGAGAAGGCTTTTGAGGCTATTGAGAAGAGGGTTGGTGGAAGATCTGGGGAGGAGAGAGCTGAGAAGCATGGTGAGGAAAAGGAGATAGGTGTGGAGAAGGCTGAGAAACATGTTGTTGAGGTTAGCCCTAGTATTAGGAGGATAGGTCTTGGAGGATTTATAAAGCTTATTAAGTGGGTTGATGATATGCTTACAAAGTTTCCTAAGGAGATTGTCGATGGTATTATAAGATTCTCCTCTGATATAGGTATTATAACTACTGATGAGAGAAATATTGCTTTAGATATAGTTGAATTTGTATATACAGCTAGGAAGATGGGTGTTAAGGCTACTGAACAGATAGTATCTCTATACACATTTGCAAAGATATTTGGTGTAGAGGATAAGGATGCCGACAAGGAGCTTGTTGATATAGCTACAAATAGGTGA